The Oncorhynchus tshawytscha isolate Ot180627B linkage group LG12, Otsh_v2.0, whole genome shotgun sequence genome includes a window with the following:
- the LOC112262843 gene encoding C3a anaphylatoxin chemotactic receptor-like yields the protein MILQQAVSVVCVNERAMAAVTLESIPTIDDYSYDDSKAPPTQSSFGQPPDTSPSSPLDHILLVVNVVILLLGFFGNGVVIWIAGLKLKKTVNTTWYLSLAISDFIFCACLPFNIIHMVTKKWIFGLFMCKFTSFVMFLNMFSSIFLLVVISVDRYLLVVFPVWAQNQRTVRRASAVVVFAWAVSVALSIPSTVVRQVSLDGITCFNQYPHLNIHITVAVSRFISGFVLPVLIIIFCYSVLILRLRTNRMTRSSKAFKVLTALIAMFFISWLPYHVFILLELKASDQTSLTVLHEGLSISATLASANSCLNPFLYAFMGKDFKQKFFNSFLSKIENAFDEEERSSRSRGTSFSQADSKVYTNV from the exons ATGATTCTGCAGCAGGCTGtttctgttgtgtgtgtg AACGAGAGAGCCATGGCAGCAGTGACATTAGAATCAATTCCAACGATTGATGATTATAGTTATGATGATAGCAAAGCCCCTCCAACTCAGTCCTCATTTGGCCAACCACCGGATACATCACCCAGTTCACCATTGGACCACATACTCCTTGTGGTCAATGTGGTCATCTTATTGCTGGGGTTTTTTGGGAATGGGGTGGTCATCTGGATAGCTGGTCTCAAACTGAAAAAGACGGTCAACACCACCTGGTACCTCAGCCTGGCCATCTCCGACTTCATATTCTGTGCCTGTCTCCCCTTCAACATAATCCACATGGTAACAAAGAAGTGGATCTTTGGGCTCTTCATGTGCAAGTTCACCTCTTTTGTGATGTTCCTCAACATGTTCAGTAGCATCTTCCTCCTGGTCGTCATCAGTGTTGACCGTTATCTACTTGTCGTATTCCCAGTTTGGGCCCAGAACCAGCGAACCGTGAGGAGGGCCTCTGCAGTTGTGGTTTTTGCCTGGGCCGTCTCTGTTGCACTGAGCATTCCCTCCACAGTGGTTCGTCAGGTATCCCTAGATGGCATAACGTGCTTTAATCAATACCCACACCTTAACATTCACATAACTGTAGCTGTCAGTCGATTTATCAGTGGCTTTGTGCTCCCGGTCCTCATCATCATCTTCTGCTACTCTGTCCTCATCCTGCGACTGAGGACCAACAGGATGACCAGGTCCTCCAAAGCCTTCAAGGTCCTGACTGCACTGATAGCCATGTTTTTCATCAGCTGGCTTCCATACCATGTCTTCATCCTTCTGGAACTTAAAGCCAGTGATCAAACTTCTCTAACTGTTCTTCATGAAGGGCTAAGTATATCTGCAACTCTGGCTAGTGCAAACAGTTGCCTGAACCCATTTCTGTATGCATTCATGGGCAAAGACTTCAAGCAGAAATTCTTTAACTCTTTCCTTTCTAAGATTGAAAATGCTTTTGATGAGGAGGAACGCTCTTCAAGGAGTAGAGGAACCTCTTTCTCCCAGGCTGATTCAAAAGTTTATACAAATGTCTGA